Proteins encoded together in one Paracoccus sp. SMMA_5_TC window:
- a CDS encoding aldo/keto reductase: protein MRQMTLGNSSVQVSAVSLGTMTFGNQTSAAEAHAQLDRALAAGITLFDTAELYPVNPVRRETVGLTETIIGDWLATRGGRDRVQIATKAAGPGDKVRAHGYDGATLRQTIDDSLRRLRCDHIDLYQLHWPVRGSYAFRQNWRYDPSTQNRAATLAHMQDVLEALDQAMRAGKIRAIGLSNESAWGAMRWIDTAEAMGAPRMVSIQNEYSLMYRAFDTDLAEVAVNEGLVLLAYSPLAAGLLTGKYRRGVVPPASRIAADRASGGPGDLGGRFTPRASLAVEAWHGLAAELGLDPIHMAIAFTRQRPFATIPILGATDLAQLDHLLAGLDLVLSDQALKSIDKLHRSHPLPF, encoded by the coding sequence ATGCGGCAGATGACCCTGGGAAACAGCAGCGTGCAGGTCAGCGCGGTCAGCCTGGGTACGATGACCTTCGGCAACCAGACCAGCGCCGCCGAGGCTCATGCGCAACTTGACCGGGCCCTGGCCGCCGGTATCACCCTGTTCGATACCGCCGAACTCTACCCGGTCAATCCGGTGCGCCGGGAAACCGTGGGGCTGACCGAGACCATCATCGGCGACTGGCTGGCGACGCGCGGCGGCCGCGACCGGGTGCAGATCGCGACCAAGGCCGCCGGACCCGGCGACAAGGTGCGCGCGCATGGCTATGACGGTGCCACCCTGCGCCAGACCATCGACGATTCGCTGCGCCGGCTGCGCTGCGATCATATCGACCTTTACCAGCTGCATTGGCCGGTGCGCGGCAGCTATGCTTTTCGGCAGAACTGGCGCTATGATCCCTCGACCCAGAACCGTGCCGCCACCCTGGCGCATATGCAGGACGTGCTTGAGGCGCTGGATCAGGCAATGCGCGCCGGCAAGATCCGCGCCATCGGCCTGTCGAACGAATCCGCCTGGGGGGCGATGCGCTGGATCGATACTGCCGAGGCGATGGGCGCCCCGCGCATGGTCAGCATCCAGAACGAATATTCGCTGATGTATCGCGCCTTTGACACTGACCTGGCCGAGGTCGCCGTGAACGAGGGGCTGGTGCTGCTGGCCTATTCGCCGTTGGCGGCCGGCCTTTTGACCGGCAAGTATCGCCGAGGCGTGGTGCCGCCCGCCAGTCGCATCGCCGCCGATCGCGCCAGCGGCGGGCCGGGCGATCTGGGCGGGCGCTTCACCCCCCGGGCCTCACTGGCTGTGGAGGCCTGGCACGGGCTGGCGGCCGAACTGGGGCTGGATCCGATCCATATGGCGATCGCCTTTACCCGGCAGCGACCCTTTGCGACGATCCCGATCCTGGGCGCGACGGACCTTGCGCAACTGGATCACCTCTTGGCCGGGCTGGACCTGGTGCTGAGCGATCAGGCGCTGAAAAGCATCGACAAGCTGCACAGGTCGCATCCGCTGCCGTTCTGA
- a CDS encoding NAD(P)H-dependent flavin oxidoreductase, with translation MLPAILSHLRIPVVASPMFIVSGPDLVIAQCKAGIVGSFPALNAREKPGEPPLLDAWLTRIAEELDRHNQANPDRPAAPFAVNQIVHRSNARLERDIEICHRHKVPIWITSLGARPEVNAAAHDCGGIALHDVINNVFARKAIEKGADGLIAVAAGAGGHAGPQSPFALIQEIREWFDGPLLLSGAIATGRAVLAAQAMGADLAYVGSAFIATDEAQAQPAYKQMIVDCGAMDIVTSSLFTGVSGNYLGPSIRAAGMDPDHLPAGDISTMDFDKATSGAKPKAWSQIWGAGQGIGAVRSIEPAAVLVDRLAEEYAAARQALCGA, from the coding sequence ATGCTGCCCGCCATCCTGTCGCATCTGCGCATTCCCGTCGTCGCCTCGCCCATGTTCATCGTTTCGGGGCCCGATCTGGTGATCGCGCAGTGCAAGGCCGGCATCGTCGGCAGCTTTCCGGCGCTGAACGCGCGGGAAAAGCCGGGCGAGCCGCCGCTGCTGGACGCCTGGCTGACCCGGATCGCCGAGGAACTCGACCGTCACAACCAGGCCAATCCCGACCGTCCGGCCGCGCCCTTTGCCGTCAACCAGATCGTGCATCGCAGCAACGCCCGGCTGGAACGCGACATCGAGATCTGCCACCGCCACAAGGTGCCGATCTGGATCACCAGCCTGGGCGCCCGCCCCGAGGTGAACGCAGCCGCACATGACTGCGGCGGTATCGCGCTGCATGATGTCATCAACAACGTCTTTGCACGCAAGGCCATCGAAAAGGGCGCCGACGGGCTGATCGCCGTGGCTGCCGGGGCTGGCGGCCATGCCGGGCCGCAATCGCCCTTTGCACTGATCCAGGAAATCCGCGAATGGTTCGACGGGCCCTTGCTGCTGTCGGGCGCCATCGCCACCGGCCGTGCCGTGCTGGCGGCGCAGGCCATGGGCGCAGACCTGGCCTATGTCGGCAGCGCCTTCATCGCCACCGACGAGGCGCAGGCCCAGCCCGCCTACAAGCAGATGATCGTCGATTGCGGCGCCATGGACATCGTCACCTCATCGCTGTTCACCGGGGTTTCGGGCAATTATCTGGGTCCCTCGATCAGGGCCGCGGGGATGGATCCCGACCACCTGCCCGCCGGCGATATTTCCACCATGGATTTCGACAAGGCGACCAGCGGCGCCAAACCCAAGGCATGGAGCCAGATCTGGGGCGCGGGACAGGGCATTGGCGCGGTCAGGTCGATCGAACCGGCCGCTGTGCTGGTCGATCGTCTGGCCGAGGAATACGCCGCCGCCAGACAGGCGCTGTGCGGGGCCTAG
- a CDS encoding SH3 domain-containing protein, with protein sequence MRITAAMVFLMLAGPVQAQRLAVPVDTSCPADSQAACAGAATVTGLNPQGDGFLAIRTGPGTRYKVIGKLYNGDEVTTYRSHGEWQAVRGRGVTGWVHGRWLDNHRP encoded by the coding sequence ATGCGCATTACAGCAGCAATGGTGTTTCTGATGCTTGCCGGACCGGTGCAGGCACAGCGACTGGCCGTGCCTGTCGACACCTCCTGTCCGGCCGATTCTCAGGCAGCTTGCGCCGGCGCTGCGACGGTGACGGGTTTGAATCCGCAGGGCGACGGTTTTCTGGCGATCCGCACCGGGCCTGGCACCCGCTACAAGGTCATCGGCAAGCTTTACAACGGCGACGAGGTCACCACCTACCGCAGCCACGGGGAATGGCAGGCCGTCAGGGGCCGCGGTGTCACGGGCTGGGTGCATGGCCGGTGGCTGGACAACCACCGACCCTGA
- a CDS encoding response regulator produces MSAADLAQSISRELPYLRRYARALTGSQTAGDNYAAATLEAILADRSLMQGEDTRIALFRTFHAIWQSSGQPVEMEAQTPREARAQAHLRGLTPNSREALLLRTIEELRYDQIALIMQCPQSEAEELVQIALNEMSQALSGKVMVIEDETIIAMDLKGIVQAMGHSVTGIARTHSAAVELAHQKRPDLILADIQLADGSSGIDAVNELLRDMGDIPVIFITAFPERLLTGDRPEPAFLISKPYSEEQVRSAVSQAMFFASTEGLSVA; encoded by the coding sequence ATGTCCGCAGCGGATCTTGCCCAGTCCATCAGCCGCGAACTGCCCTATCTGCGCCGTTACGCACGGGCGCTGACCGGCAGTCAGACGGCGGGCGACAATTATGCCGCCGCCACGCTGGAGGCCATTCTGGCCGACCGCAGCCTGATGCAGGGCGAGGATACCCGCATCGCGCTGTTCCGCACCTTTCACGCCATCTGGCAGAGTTCCGGCCAGCCGGTCGAGATGGAGGCCCAGACCCCGCGCGAGGCGCGCGCCCAGGCGCATCTGCGCGGTCTGACCCCCAATTCGCGCGAGGCGCTGCTGCTGCGCACCATCGAGGAACTGCGCTACGATCAGATCGCGCTGATCATGCAATGCCCCCAGTCCGAGGCCGAGGAGCTGGTGCAGATCGCCTTGAACGAAATGAGCCAGGCGCTTTCGGGCAAGGTCATGGTGATCGAGGATGAAACCATCATCGCCATGGATCTGAAAGGCATCGTCCAGGCGATGGGGCATTCGGTGACAGGTATTGCCCGCACCCACAGCGCCGCCGTCGAACTGGCGCATCAGAAACGCCCCGACCTGATCCTGGCCGACATCCAGCTGGCCGATGGCTCGTCGGGGATCGACGCCGTCAACGAATTGTTGCGCGACATGGGCGACATTCCGGTGATCTTCATCACCGCCTTCCCCGAGCGCCTGCTGACCGGCGACCGCCCGGAACCGGCGTTCCTGATCTCGAAGCCTTACAGCGAGGAACAGGTGCGTTCGGCCGTCAGCCAGGCGATGTTCTTTGCCAGCACCGAAGGGCTCAGTGTCGCCTGA
- a CDS encoding NepR family anti-sigma factor: MSIRREDRKKAAIEKQIDENLRRVYEQDVTQKVPDRFLELLEKLREQE; this comes from the coding sequence ATGAGTATCAGGCGCGAGGATCGCAAGAAAGCCGCCATCGAAAAGCAGATCGACGAAAACCTCCGTCGTGTCTATGAACAGGATGTGACCCAGAAAGTTCCCGACAGGTTTCTGGAATTGCTAGAAAAATTGCGCGAGCAGGAGTAG
- a CDS encoding RNA polymerase sigma factor yields MTGSNLVRSAQPAGATSPRDQLVDHLPALRAFALSLTREGAAADDLVQDTIVKAWTHIDKFQPGTNLRAWLFTILRNTFYSARRKTRREVSDSDGAHAARQATRPEHDGRLALNDFRAAFEKLPDEQREALILVGASGFSYEEAAEMTGVAVGTVKSRANRGRRRLAELLHLQDGEELEMTDRATLAVMAQNNPVMR; encoded by the coding sequence ATGACCGGATCGAACCTGGTGCGCAGCGCCCAGCCCGCCGGCGCAACCAGCCCGCGGGATCAGTTGGTCGACCATCTGCCCGCCCTTCGCGCCTTTGCATTGTCACTCACTCGTGAAGGGGCGGCTGCCGACGATCTGGTGCAGGACACCATCGTCAAGGCCTGGACCCATATCGACAAGTTCCAGCCCGGCACCAATCTGCGCGCGTGGTTGTTCACCATCCTGCGCAACACCTTCTATTCCGCGCGGCGCAAGACCCGGCGCGAGGTCAGCGACAGCGATGGCGCGCATGCGGCGCGGCAGGCCACGCGCCCAGAACACGATGGACGCCTGGCGCTGAACGATTTTCGCGCCGCCTTCGAGAAGCTGCCCGATGAGCAGCGCGAGGCGCTGATCCTGGTCGGTGCCTCGGGCTTTTCCTACGAGGAAGCGGCCGAGATGACCGGCGTGGCTGTGGGCACCGTCAAGTCGCGCGCCAACCGGGGTCGGCGACGCCTGGCCGAACTGCTGCATCTGCAGGATGGCGAGGAATTGGAAATGACCGACCGGGCCACGCTTGCGGTGATGGCGCAGAACAATCCGGTGATGCGTTAG
- a CDS encoding sensor histidine kinase: protein MLRRLFDRLEFTKGLGFRLGGLLSVAILPIGLISVIQTLHLSREYERSSEIALLGRTATAAAGERALLQGALGTADALGPAVLETMDRPEACADIMRGFVQRSVSFVYAGFTRMDGITECASVPGRHDLGQDPAYRKFVDSPGTLVTTNPRGTLTDHAEVVVIQPLYRGVDLLGYIAVAMSHDMLRSTHVAGLGTEDARILTFNNHGEVLSTDREGAGDIEAVLPRGNSLTTLLSRSETTFRDLSNSGESRVFSVVPVVPGLVYALGSWNRADSGLTGIDVTRRTALILPLILWAASLGVAYFAVYRLVLRHIRELRSQMRRFAIGDRSSPPPVLSGAPAEIEDMSQTFHNMARILIRDEEAMEAAVTEKTVLLKEVHHRVKNNLQLIASIINMQIRVIDHDDARRVLRSVQDRVASLATIYRNLYQAEHLDSVEADRLIHDIINQMANASVGPGAGLRIDTQLEPLVLMPDQAVPLTLLATEAFTNALKYSGTTDPGARPWVRVSLRRDGDCHVVLEIENSIGDARDAESTGLGSQLIEAFATQLEGESSHSIEGGRYLLRLRFAVESLSQKRPEPGPAQVVLTSAARPGAQH from the coding sequence GTGCTGCGACGTCTGTTCGATCGGCTTGAGTTCACCAAGGGTCTGGGTTTTCGCCTGGGGGGCCTGCTGTCGGTGGCCATCCTGCCCATAGGGCTGATCTCGGTCATTCAGACCCTGCATCTGTCGCGCGAATACGAACGCAGTTCGGAAATCGCGCTGCTGGGACGCACCGCCACCGCAGCCGCGGGGGAACGGGCGCTGCTGCAAGGCGCGCTGGGAACTGCCGACGCCCTTGGGCCTGCGGTGCTGGAAACCATGGACCGGCCCGAAGCCTGCGCCGACATCATGCGCGGCTTTGTTCAGCGCAGCGTCAGCTTTGTCTATGCGGGCTTCACCCGGATGGATGGCATTACCGAATGTGCCTCGGTGCCGGGACGGCACGATCTTGGCCAGGATCCTGCCTATCGCAAGTTCGTGGACAGTCCCGGCACCCTGGTGACGACCAACCCGCGCGGCACGCTGACCGATCATGCCGAGGTGGTGGTGATCCAGCCGCTGTATCGCGGCGTCGATCTGCTGGGCTATATCGCCGTTGCCATGTCGCATGACATGCTGCGTTCCACCCATGTCGCCGGCCTGGGGACCGAGGACGCCCGCATCCTGACCTTCAACAACCACGGCGAGGTGCTGTCCACGGACCGCGAGGGTGCCGGCGACATCGAGGCGGTGTTGCCGCGCGGAAATTCGCTGACCACCCTGCTGTCGCGTTCGGAAACCACCTTCCGCGACCTGTCGAACAGCGGCGAAAGCCGGGTGTTCAGCGTTGTGCCGGTCGTGCCTGGGCTGGTCTATGCGCTGGGGTCATGGAATCGCGCCGATTCCGGGCTGACCGGCATCGATGTCACCCGCCGCACGGCGCTGATCCTGCCGCTGATCCTGTGGGCGGCATCGCTGGGTGTGGCCTATTTCGCGGTCTATCGCCTGGTGCTGCGCCATATCCGCGAATTGCGCAGCCAGATGCGCCGCTTTGCCATCGGCGACCGCTCGTCGCCGCCGCCTGTCCTGAGCGGAGCCCCCGCCGAGATCGAGGACATGTCGCAGACCTTTCACAACATGGCCCGCATTCTCATCCGCGACGAAGAGGCGATGGAGGCCGCCGTCACCGAAAAGACCGTGCTGCTGAAAGAGGTTCATCATCGGGTCAAGAACAACCTGCAACTGATCGCCTCGATCATCAACATGCAGATACGGGTGATCGATCACGACGACGCGCGCCGGGTGCTGCGTTCGGTCCAGGATCGGGTGGCGTCGCTGGCCACGATCTATCGCAACCTTTATCAGGCCGAGCATCTGGATTCGGTCGAGGCAGACCGGCTGATCCACGACATCATCAACCAGATGGCCAATGCCTCGGTCGGGCCGGGCGCTGGGCTGCGCATCGATACCCAGCTCGAGCCGCTGGTGCTGATGCCCGATCAGGCGGTGCCGTTGACGCTGCTGGCGACCGAAGCCTTTACCAATGCGCTGAAATATTCGGGCACCACGGACCCAGGCGCGCGTCCCTGGGTGCGGGTGTCGCTGCGCCGCGATGGCGATTGCCATGTGGTGCTGGAAATCGAGAATTCGATCGGCGATGCGCGCGACGCGGAAAGCACCGGCTTGGGCAGCCAGCTGATCGAGGCCTTTGCCACCCAGCTCGAGGGTGAAAGCAGCCACAGCATCGAAGGGGGCCGCTATCTGCTGCGTCTGCGCTTTGCCGTGGAATCCCTCAGCCAGAAGCGTCCCGAGCCGGGTCCGGCGCAGGTTGTTCTGACCTCGGCGGCGCGTCCCGGCGCCCAGCACTAG
- a CDS encoding RluA family pseudouridine synthase gives MSFVYQPTDEQPQVIHADHEVLVVDKPAGLLSVPGRGEDRADCLIARLRGAFPTVLLVHRLDLDTSGVMVFALTPHAQRHLSRQFEERRTRKTYLARVWGQLAPATGTVDLPLIVDWPNRPRQKVDHDQGRPAQTHWRVIRSTPQESRVRLTPVTGRSHQLRVHMAALGHPILGDPLYASGAAAAFPRLMLHAESLRFKHPESGVMMGFQAPAPF, from the coding sequence ATGAGCTTCGTCTATCAGCCCACCGATGAACAGCCGCAGGTGATCCATGCCGATCACGAGGTGCTGGTGGTCGACAAGCCGGCGGGGCTGCTCTCGGTGCCCGGCCGGGGCGAGGATCGCGCCGATTGCCTGATCGCGCGGCTGCGCGGCGCCTTTCCCACGGTGCTGCTGGTGCATCGACTGGATCTGGACACCTCGGGGGTGATGGTCTTTGCGCTGACGCCCCACGCCCAGCGCCACCTGTCGCGCCAGTTCGAAGAGCGGCGGACCAGGAAAACCTATCTGGCAAGGGTCTGGGGCCAGCTGGCCCCGGCCACCGGCACCGTCGATCTGCCGCTGATCGTCGACTGGCCGAACCGGCCCCGGCAAAAGGTCGATCACGACCAGGGCCGGCCGGCGCAGACCCATTGGCGCGTTATCCGCAGCACGCCGCAGGAAAGCCGGGTGAGGTTGACTCCGGTCACCGGACGCAGCCACCAGTTGCGGGTGCATATGGCGGCGCTGGGGCACCCGATCCTGGGCGATCCGCTTTACGCCAGCGGGGCGGCGGCGGCCTTTCCCCGGCTGATGCTGCATGCCGAAAGCCTGCGCTTCAAGCACCCTGAATCGGGCGTCATGATGGGCTTTCAGGCCCCTGCGCCCTTCTGA
- a CDS encoding LysE family translocator, with translation MIWDTLANFPAEQLLAFMAGALVLNFAPGQDVFFASACGIQGGPRAGALAGLGVGLGVICHVLMATIGLGALVAAHPGALAAIKYAGAGYLLFLAWKSWHAGTIDPRARAAQRPWNIIRRGALSNLLNPKPVLFLLAFLPQFTRPELGPVWQQILGLGLMFTLSGTLVTMGYGVVAGLAGQVIGQRLALVNRLAAVMFAGLALRLVWK, from the coding sequence ATGATCTGGGATACGCTGGCCAATTTTCCTGCCGAACAGCTGCTGGCCTTCATGGCCGGGGCTCTGGTGCTGAATTTCGCCCCCGGCCAAGACGTGTTCTTTGCCAGCGCCTGCGGCATCCAGGGCGGGCCGCGGGCCGGGGCGCTGGCCGGGTTGGGGGTCGGTCTGGGGGTGATCTGCCATGTGCTGATGGCCACCATCGGCCTGGGCGCTCTGGTTGCGGCCCATCCCGGCGCGCTGGCGGCGATCAAATATGCCGGCGCCGGTTATCTGCTGTTCCTGGCGTGGAAAAGCTGGCATGCCGGCACCATCGACCCGCGCGCCCGCGCCGCCCAGCGGCCCTGGAACATCATCCGTCGCGGGGCGCTGTCGAACCTGCTGAACCCCAAGCCGGTGCTGTTCCTGCTGGCCTTCCTGCCGCAGTTCACCCGCCCCGAACTTGGCCCGGTCTGGCAGCAGATCCTGGGCCTGGGGCTGATGTTCACCCTGTCGGGGACGCTGGTGACCATGGGCTATGGCGTGGTCGCGGGTCTGGCGGGGCAGGTGATCGGCCAGCGGCTCGCGCTGGTCAATCGCCTTGCGGCGGTCATGTTCGCCGGGCTGGCGCTGCGGCTGGTGTGGAAATGA
- a CDS encoding GFA family protein — MNVSDVTEFRGHCLCGRIRFHGTYDAGHDLRACHCSQCRRWSGHVWAAILPRSLTIEGEPAWYRASEIARRGFCRDCGSSLFWQRDGSPIIDVAAGAIDSPTGLRMLGHIFVADKGDYYDIADGLPQNPQE; from the coding sequence ATGAATGTTTCGGACGTCACTGAATTCCGGGGTCATTGCCTGTGCGGGCGCATCCGCTTTCACGGCACCTATGACGCAGGCCACGACCTGCGCGCCTGCCATTGCAGCCAGTGCCGGCGCTGGTCTGGCCATGTCTGGGCCGCGATCCTGCCCAGGTCGCTGACCATCGAGGGCGAACCCGCGTGGTATCGCGCCTCGGAAATCGCGCGCCGGGGCTTTTGCCGGGATTGCGGCAGTTCGCTGTTCTGGCAGCGCGACGGCTCACCCATCATCGACGTGGCGGCAGGCGCGATCGACAGCCCCACCGGGCTGCGGATGCTGGGCCATATCTTTGTCGCCGACAAGGGCGATTACTATGACATCGCCGACGGCCTGCCGCAGAACCCGCAGGAATAG
- a CDS encoding GAF domain-containing protein, with the protein MTVDYDELAATIRSLTHGETDEIALMATLACEIHHADSRFDWTGFYRVTAPEVLKIGPYQGGHGCLVIPFSRGVCGAAARTRQVQLVADVDAFPGHIACASSTRSELVIPVIGAGERLIGVLDIDSDQPDAFTQTDAQRLQEILDECFGRH; encoded by the coding sequence ATGACCGTGGATTACGACGAACTGGCCGCCACCATCCGCAGCCTGACCCATGGCGAAACCGACGAGATCGCGCTGATGGCCACCCTGGCCTGCGAGATCCACCATGCCGACAGCCGCTTTGACTGGACCGGCTTTTACCGCGTCACCGCGCCCGAGGTGCTGAAGATCGGCCCCTATCAGGGCGGGCACGGCTGCCTGGTGATCCCGTTTTCGCGCGGCGTCTGCGGGGCGGCGGCGCGCACGCGCCAGGTGCAGCTGGTGGCCGATGTCGATGCCTTTCCCGGCCATATCGCCTGCGCCAGCAGCACCCGCTCGGAACTGGTGATCCCGGTGATCGGCGCGGGCGAAAGGCTGATCGGCGTGCTTGACATCGACAGCGACCAGCCCGACGCTTTCACCCAGACGGATGCCCAGCGCCTGCAGGAGATCCTGGATGAATGTTTCGGACGTCACTGA
- a CDS encoding NAD-dependent epimerase/dehydratase family protein, whose amino-acid sequence MLIALTGASGIVGGWIGAALTRAGHQLRPLHGWRLGQPADLAGCQALVHAAFQHLPGRYRGGEGDDPAGFRRANLDGTLALFRDAQAQGVGRVLFVSSRAVHDGHPPGTLLTEDMPPAPTTLYGEVKAQAEQLLAAMAGPDFRTASLRPTGVFGPGRPQKWAGLIGDFLAGRPIAPRVATEVHGADLADAALLVLSDPAMSGAYDVSDLILDRHDLLAAVAALTGARHPPPPRADARLLRVPKCARLRALGWQPRGLERLHADLPLILEQLKD is encoded by the coding sequence ATGCTGATCGCGCTGACCGGGGCATCGGGCATCGTCGGCGGCTGGATCGGCGCCGCCTTGACGCGGGCCGGCCATCAGCTCCGGCCGCTGCACGGCTGGCGGCTGGGCCAGCCCGCCGATCTGGCGGGCTGCCAGGCACTGGTCCACGCCGCCTTCCAGCACCTGCCCGGCCGCTATCGCGGCGGCGAGGGCGACGATCCCGCCGGGTTTCGCCGCGCCAATCTGGACGGCACGCTGGCACTGTTCCGCGACGCACAGGCGCAGGGGGTGGGGCGGGTGCTGTTCGTGTCGTCGCGCGCCGTCCACGACGGCCACCCCCCCGGCACCCTGCTGACCGAGGACATGCCACCGGCGCCGACCACGCTTTATGGCGAGGTCAAGGCCCAGGCCGAACAGCTGCTGGCAGCCATGGCCGGGCCGGATTTTCGCACCGCCAGCCTGCGCCCGACCGGGGTTTTCGGCCCGGGCCGGCCACAGAAATGGGCCGGTTTGATCGGGGATTTCCTGGCCGGGCGGCCCATTGCGCCCCGCGTCGCCACCGAGGTGCATGGCGCCGACCTGGCCGACGCCGCGCTTCTGGTGCTGAGCGACCCCGCCATGTCGGGCGCCTATGACGTCAGCGACCTGATCCTGGACCGACACGACCTGCTGGCCGCGGTCGCCGCGCTGACCGGCGCCCGCCATCCACCGCCGCCGCGGGCCGATGCGCGGCTGCTGCGCGTGCCGAAATGCGCACGCCTGCGGGCCTTGGGCTGGCAACCCCGGGGTCTCGAACGGCTGCATGCCGATCTGCCGCTTATTCTCGAACAGCTCAAGGACTGA
- a CDS encoding glycosyltransferase, with translation MGTGLHPEGKARSDHAFVSLATNADYLIGARALFRSLIRTGTRADLVLIHTHLPAADLQDLRDLGVRLVAAELLPTSDAFNARHARDRVHGLAPFTKGEKPPFHTPLDNFVKLRLWQLDYARVVFIDADAIVLQNIDRLFDYPEFSAAPNVYESLADFHRLNSGVFTARPAEATFAAMLKRLDSADAFWRRTDQTFLESFFPGWHGLPVFDNMLQYVWLNLPELWRWDDIRILHYQYEKPWQDHAKADRLRPLIELWRAHAGDGPVPDPRDLPEPPRSC, from the coding sequence ATGGGGACAGGGTTGCATCCCGAAGGCAAGGCGCGGTCGGACCACGCCTTTGTCAGCCTGGCCACCAATGCCGATTATCTGATCGGCGCGCGGGCGCTGTTCCGGTCGCTGATCCGCACCGGCACCCGCGCCGACCTTGTGCTTATCCACACGCATCTGCCCGCGGCCGATCTGCAGGATCTGCGCGATCTGGGCGTGCGCCTGGTGGCGGCCGAACTGCTACCGACCTCGGACGCGTTCAACGCCCGGCACGCCCGCGACCGCGTGCATGGGTTGGCCCCCTTTACCAAGGGCGAAAAGCCGCCCTTTCACACGCCGCTGGACAATTTCGTCAAGCTGCGGCTGTGGCAGCTGGATTATGCCCGGGTGGTGTTCATCGACGCCGATGCCATCGTGCTGCAGAATATCGACCGGCTGTTTGACTATCCCGAATTCTCGGCAGCGCCGAATGTCTATGAAAGCCTGGCCGATTTTCACCGGCTGAACTCGGGCGTGTTCACCGCCCGGCCGGCCGAGGCGACCTTTGCGGCGATGCTCAAGCGGCTGGACAGTGCCGATGCCTTCTGGCGACGCACCGACCAGACCTTTCTGGAAAGCTTCTTTCCGGGCTGGCACGGGCTGCCGGTGTTCGACAATATGCTGCAATATGTCTGGCTGAACCTGCCAGAGCTGTGGCGATGGGACGACATCCGCATCCTGCATTACCAATACGAAAAGCCCTGGCAGGACCATGCCAAGGCCGACCGGCTGCGGCCGCTGATCGAGCTGTGGCGCGCCCATGCCGGCGACGGGCCGGTGCCCGATCCCCGCGACCTGCCGGAACCGCCCCGCTCATGCTGA